One window of the Hoplias malabaricus isolate fHopMal1 chromosome Y, fHopMal1.hap1, whole genome shotgun sequence genome contains the following:
- the LOC136677626 gene encoding glutathione hydrolase 6-like, protein MAHSSVLYTKLPRDPEEDTQRARAAREPSDDEEGEDEAVTVYLRQLSDGQNGKDMKKETWIRVTVALVLLGVIFVCLLYEWNGWWSDPEGLESGLNKDTQTLEDPQNHQEHKGDEVAGHEVRDDHHSTDRLSHEHASLYHHGVVLTSSVDCSRLGRELLQDGGNVVDAAIASLLCLGVVHPHTVGVGGMFSAILYNHTTGLFKSSRSNAPQLPSAPYGVPSLLQGVRALHSRYGQSEWSRLFREAIVLAKEGFLIDDVLGKALETHEDKILHSELCDVFCDMNGRVKSAGVLVSNQNLSELLRVASLNESHFPETLAMKLAEDLSAREGPAFLAALQRSHGEINDSLIAQGEKYTVLSAGSPFASPMLSDILERVREQSLSFENGVEDFNGAATSFSSLLNLTQGLNDTALAEMNSKLVELFALSTRSSHIGVLDRQGNFIIMSASLNNTWGSGRFLPSSGVILSSFVSDSSDLPYFNYPLVLKTGSDGDNEEDESEVVVIATTGGLSALFNAAILFQRVHCGMASSDAISSPLLHVQEGISTAMTICLSSISNNMDVYRLASETDGELQQVDGCSDGSLSMLLRLHAEHVSAYGAPSTDGHTDGY, encoded by the exons ATGGCGCACAGCTCTGTTCTGTACACGAAACTGCCCCGGGATCCggaggaggacacacagagagcgcgcgcagcCCGCGAGCCCAGTGACGACGAAGAAGGGGAAGATGAAGCAGTGACTGTTTACCTCAGACA GCTGTCCGATGGACAGAATGGAAAAGACATGAAGAAAGAGACATGGATTCGGGTGACCGTGGCTCTGGTTCTGCTGGGCGTCATCTTCGTATGTCTGCTGTATGAATGGAATGGGTGGTGGTCCGACCCTGAGGGACTAGAGAGTGGCCTCAACAAAGATACCCAGACTCTGGAGGATCCTCAAAATCACCAGGAACATAAAGGGGATGAAGTAGCTGGCCATGAAGTTAGAGATGATCACCACAGCACCGATCGCCTCTCCCACGAACATGCTTCACTCTACCACCATGGAGTTGTCCTGACGTCTTCAG TGGACTGCTCCAGGTTGGGTAGAGAGCTCCTGCAGGACGGAGGAAATGTGGTGGACGCAGCGATTGCTTCTCTGCTCTGCCTCGGAGTCGTCCACCCACACACAGTAGGAGTAG GTGGTATGTTCTCAGCCATTTTGTACAATCACACCACAGGATTGTTCAAGTCCTCACGATCAAATGCACCACAGCTGCCCTCAGCCCCGTATGGGGTTCCGTCCTTACTCCAGGGCGTCAGAGCACTGCATTCTCGGTACGGACAGTCAGAGTGGAGCAGGCTTTTCAGGGAAGCCATTGTTCTCGCAAAAGAAGGCTTTCTCATCGATGACGTCCTGGGCAAAGCCTTGGAGACCCATGAGGATAAAATCCTGCACTCAGAGCTGTGTGATGTGTTTTGTGACATGAATGGCCGTGTGAAATCAGCCGGTGTGCTCGTCTCCAACCAGAACCTATCAGAGCTCTTGCGGGTGGCTAGCCTAAATGAGTCCCATTTCCCAGAAACCCTGGCCATGAAATTGGCCGAAGACCTCTCGGCACGCGAGGGGCCCGCTTTCTTAGCCGCCCTTCAGCGTAGCCATGGAGAAATCAATGACTCCCTTATCGCGCAGGGAGAGAAATACACTGTCCTTTCAGCCGGCTCCCCCTTCGCCAGCCCGATGCTATCTGATATATTAGAGCGAGTCAGGGAGCAAAGCCTTTCCTTTGAGAACGGCGTTGAAGATTTCAACGGGGCTGCTACTTCTTTCTCCAGCCTCTTAAATTTGACTCAAGGACTCAACGATACAGCTCTAGCTGAGATGAACTCGAAGCTCGTGGAGTTATTTGCTCTCAGTACACGAAGCAGCCACATCGGGGTGCTGGACAGGCAGGGAAACTTTATCATTATGTCCGCTTCACTGAACAACACATGGGGTTCTGGCCGGTTCTTACCATCCAGTGGAGTTATCCTTAGCAGCTTTGTGTCAGATTCCTCAGACTTGCCTTATTTTAACTACCCTTTGGTTTTAAAGACCGGCAGTGATGGAGACAATGAGGAAGACGAGAGTGAAGTAGTCGTCATTGCCACCACTGGAGGGCTTTCTGCCTTATTTAACGCTGCCATTCTCTTCCAAAGGGTTCACTGCGGAATGGCTTCTTCAGATGCCATCAGTAGCCCGCTCCTCCACGTACAAGAGGGAATATCCACAGCTATGACCATTTGTCTGTCTTCCATTTCAAATAACATGGACGTTTATAGGCTGGCTTCAGAGACAGATGGTGAGCTACAGCAGGTGGATGGGTGCTCAGATGGTTCCCTCTCCATGCTGCTGAGATTACACGCTGAACATGTTAGTGCATATGGAGCTCCTAGTACGGATGGCCACACTGATGGTTACTGA